One stretch of Pradoshia sp. D12 DNA includes these proteins:
- a CDS encoding MDR family MFS transporter, with amino-acid sequence MNSIDSSIEKKSFKRAKKKTKRPLVLISILLALFMGAIEGTIVSTAMPEIVGDLGGFSLYSWVFSAYLLMNTVTVLIYGKLSDLFGRKPVLLFGITVFLLGSLGSGYAWSMQSLIFFRLIQGFGAGAITPVAMTIVGDIYTKEERAKVQGYLSSVWGISAILGPAIGGLLIEYISWSWIFWINIPLGFLSLGGLLFFFHEQKTVKKQKVDYMGSAMLAVSLSLLMFLFVQGGISFSWLSLKSSLLIILLLILVFCFVKHENRTVEPVMPFSIWKNQSILFANLTSLTTGIVLIGVSSYLPTFVQGVMEESPMIAGFTLTAMSIGWPIASFISGNMILKIGYRTTCITGGIFIILGALAFTFLPSHGYVFLAASGSFLLGVGMGLTSTAFIVSIQSTVDWEQRGAATAANMFMRNLGNTIGAALLGGILNNRLNAYYSQNENIDLNSVNELLNTEIRSSLEPERLEQIQSGLTHSLGIVYFIVLLLAILSLFLILKMPKEKS; translated from the coding sequence ATGAATTCAATCGATTCAAGCATAGAAAAAAAGTCTTTCAAAAGGGCAAAGAAGAAGACAAAACGCCCTTTAGTATTAATTTCAATCCTATTGGCTTTATTCATGGGTGCCATCGAGGGTACTATCGTTTCAACTGCAATGCCTGAGATCGTTGGTGATCTGGGAGGCTTCTCCCTGTATAGTTGGGTCTTCTCAGCCTATTTGCTAATGAATACGGTAACGGTATTGATCTATGGGAAGCTATCTGATTTATTTGGCAGAAAACCAGTATTATTATTTGGGATTACAGTGTTTCTGCTTGGTTCCCTCGGCTCTGGATATGCATGGTCCATGCAAAGCTTAATTTTTTTTCGTTTAATACAGGGTTTTGGAGCTGGAGCCATTACGCCCGTTGCAATGACAATTGTAGGGGATATATATACGAAAGAAGAACGAGCAAAAGTTCAGGGTTATTTATCAAGTGTTTGGGGAATATCGGCTATTTTGGGACCTGCTATTGGCGGATTATTAATCGAGTACATATCATGGAGCTGGATCTTTTGGATTAATATTCCGTTAGGATTTCTCTCTTTAGGAGGTTTGCTATTTTTCTTCCATGAGCAAAAGACGGTTAAAAAACAAAAGGTAGATTATATGGGTTCAGCAATGCTTGCTGTTTCTTTGTCGCTTTTAATGTTTTTATTTGTGCAAGGAGGGATTTCATTTTCCTGGCTTTCTTTAAAAAGTTCGTTGTTAATTATACTCCTGCTAATTTTGGTGTTTTGCTTTGTGAAGCATGAAAACAGAACTGTAGAGCCCGTTATGCCTTTTTCTATCTGGAAGAATCAATCAATATTGTTTGCTAATTTAACCTCTCTTACAACCGGTATTGTTTTAATTGGAGTATCAAGCTATTTACCAACATTTGTACAGGGAGTAATGGAGGAATCCCCAATGATAGCAGGATTTACTCTTACTGCCATGTCTATAGGGTGGCCGATAGCATCCTTTATATCAGGCAATATGATCTTGAAGATAGGGTATCGTACTACTTGTATAACAGGTGGAATCTTTATCATACTGGGTGCACTGGCTTTTACATTTTTGCCCTCCCATGGATATGTGTTTTTGGCCGCTTCTGGATCCTTCTTGCTTGGTGTGGGAATGGGGCTTACAAGCACTGCTTTTATCGTGTCCATCCAATCTACTGTGGATTGGGAACAAAGAGGTGCTGCAACAGCTGCAAACATGTTCATGAGAAATCTGGGAAACACAATCGGTGCCGCATTATTGGGAGGTATATTGAATAATCGTTTAAACGCTTATTATTCACAAAATGAAAATATAGATTTAAATTCGGTAAACGAATTGCTTAACACTGAGATTCGATCTTCTTTAGAGCCGGAAAGATTGGAACAGATCCAAAGTGGATTAACACATTCATTGGGTATTGTGTATTTCATTGTCTTACTACTGGCTATACTGAGCTTGTTCTTGATATTGAAAATGCCAAAAGAGAAATCGTAA
- a CDS encoding LysR family transcriptional regulator produces the protein MVITDFELLDTLAVELNLRKTAERMFVSQPALSQRLQSIEREWGTPLFIRSAKGMTLTEAGEIVVQYARESLKLKEKTREKVDALNHNVQGTLKIASASIVGQYWLPMILKKYVNKYPNVKISLVTGWSSEMIENIYNGESHIGILRGVPDWHGYKKLLFSDHLYLVDTELNQLSDALTTERPFILFKSDSNYYREIQNWWIRHYGIPPTRTILVDQIETCKQMVMNGIGYAILPGISLREGEASYFKHPLYDLEGQSVERKTWLVSYDASLELRQVKAFVSLIEEMLIE, from the coding sequence ATGGTTATAACTGATTTTGAATTATTGGATACTCTTGCTGTTGAACTGAATTTACGTAAGACTGCCGAAAGAATGTTTGTCTCTCAGCCGGCACTTTCACAACGTCTTCAATCAATAGAAAGAGAATGGGGAACACCGCTTTTTATTAGATCAGCAAAAGGAATGACGTTGACGGAGGCGGGAGAAATTGTCGTTCAATATGCCAGGGAATCCCTGAAATTAAAAGAAAAAACACGAGAAAAAGTAGATGCTCTCAATCATAATGTACAAGGTACATTAAAAATTGCGAGTGCTTCTATAGTCGGCCAATATTGGCTCCCGATGATTTTAAAGAAATATGTTAACAAATATCCCAATGTTAAGATCTCACTTGTGACAGGCTGGAGCAGTGAAATGATCGAAAATATCTATAATGGAGAGTCTCATATTGGTATATTGAGAGGGGTTCCTGACTGGCATGGTTATAAAAAGCTATTGTTCAGTGATCACTTATACCTTGTGGATACCGAGCTTAACCAATTATCAGATGCGTTAACTACAGAACGCCCATTTATCTTGTTTAAAAGTGATTCGAACTATTATCGAGAGATTCAAAATTGGTGGATCCGCCATTATGGAATTCCACCGACACGTACCATTCTTGTGGATCAAATTGAAACCTGTAAACAAATGGTGATGAATGGAATTGGGTATGCCATATTGCCCGGTATTTCTTTAAGAGAAGGTGAAGCCTCGTATTTTAAACATCCCTTGTATGATTTGGAGGGGCAGTCTGTTGAAAGAAAGACATGGCTTGTAAGCTACGATGCTTCCTTAGAATTAAGACAGGTTAAGGCTTTTGTAAGTTTGATTGAGGAAATGTTAATTGAATAG
- the dapD gene encoding 2,3,4,5-tetrahydropyridine-2,6-dicarboxylate N-acetyltransferase, with protein sequence MKMMDANEIISFIGNSVKKTPVKVYIKGEISELVFNPEVKTFITGNTGVIFGEWSDIQPTLEENKAKIEDYVIENDCRNSAIPMLDLKGINARIEPGAIIRDQVHIGNNAVIMMGASINIGASIGDKTMIDMNAVLGGRATVGENCHIGAGAVLAGVIEPPSANPVVIEDNVLVGANAVILEGVRVGEGAVVAAGAIVVEDVPAHTVVAGVPAKVIKTIDEKTKSKIEIKDELRQL encoded by the coding sequence ATGAAAATGATGGATGCAAATGAAATTATATCCTTTATCGGAAACAGTGTGAAAAAAACGCCGGTTAAAGTATACATAAAGGGAGAAATCAGTGAGCTGGTATTTAATCCTGAGGTTAAAACATTTATTACCGGTAACACAGGGGTGATTTTTGGAGAATGGTCTGATATTCAACCAACATTAGAGGAAAACAAGGCGAAAATAGAAGATTATGTTATTGAAAATGATTGTCGAAATTCCGCAATTCCAATGCTGGATTTAAAAGGGATTAATGCACGTATTGAGCCGGGGGCGATTATCCGTGATCAGGTTCATATTGGAAATAATGCGGTGATTATGATGGGAGCGTCCATTAATATTGGTGCAAGCATCGGAGATAAGACTATGATTGATATGAATGCCGTGCTTGGCGGACGTGCAACTGTCGGTGAAAATTGCCATATTGGAGCAGGAGCAGTGTTGGCTGGCGTAATAGAGCCTCCATCTGCCAATCCTGTTGTAATCGAAGATAATGTACTTGTTGGTGCTAATGCGGTTATTTTAGAAGGTGTCAGAGTAGGAGAGGGAGCTGTAGTAGCGGCTGGAGCAATTGTAGTAGAAGATGTTCCTGCTCATACAGTAGTTGCTGGAGTTCCGGCTAAAGTAATTAAAACAATTGATGAAAAGACTAAATCCAAAATTGAAATTAAGGATGAGCTTCGTCAGCTATAA